DNA sequence from the Daphnia pulex isolate KAP4 chromosome 8, ASM2113471v1 genome:
TTGATAAAGTACAACAAGGCCGTATACATTATTTGTTTAGTTGagttttaattgatttgttgTGTACCTTATCAAGGCTGCGTAAGTCCGTCCGGTAGGAAAATGTCGCTAAACGAAACTTGGATGGAAGATGATTGCACAACTTGCATTTGCCGCGATGGCCAGTCCAAGTGCCAAGCCTCTTTCTGCCGTACTCCGTGCCTCCAGCCGCGCAAAGTTCCAGGAGAGTGCTGCCCAGTCTGCGATGGtaagttgttttcttctttctttccattgGAATTGTATTGGCAGAAAATCAAAGTGtgtgactttgtgtgtgtgtgatagaTGACTGCCACCTGCAGTGTCTCTACGGGCGGGCAGTGGATTCCAGCGGGCGAGAGTTGTGCGAGTGCCGCAAGGTCCCCGACGAGGATTTCCGCGACTTGCAGGTGACCATTCAAACGAAGGTGATAGACCGGGCTGAAGGAGTGGACGGGCAAGAAGCCGATGGAGATTTCGTCACGGCCGGGGCCAACGAGGCCATCAATTGCCCGAGGGTTCCGTGCAAGAGGATGTGCGCTCACGGGTTCCAGACGGACGAGCGTGGATGCCCGATATGCAAGTGTCAACGCTGCAAATCCATCCAGCCGTGCCACAAGAAATGCGCGCTGGGCTTGGTCCATGATGGACGAGGATGCCCTACTTGTCATTGCCGGCCAGGtgttagcagcagcagcacctcgCCCTCGCAGAATGGCGGAGCGACGCGCCAACCGGTCATGACGTCATCGTTTtcagtcagcagcagcagcaacggcaaGTGTCTGGCAGGCGGTAGCAACCTCACCTTCTACAACTATGGAGATCGTTGGCAGATGGATGACTGCACCCACTGCGTCTGCCATCCAGGAGGGCCGACCTGCACAGAGATGGCCTGTCCGCTCCCTTGTCACAACGCCATCTTCGTTCCCGTAAGTCGTCCAGTGTTGATCTTTGACGACTCCCcctccaacaaaaaatttggtttgcCTAGAGTAACTAAGTCAACATTAACGTTAAACAAAACACAGGGTCAATGCTGCCCAGTGTGCGGTGACGGGTCTCGCACTTCGACCATACCGACCGGTGGATCGTCGACGGGCCAACAACGCAATAGCGACGAGAGTCGAGGTATATCATATATGTGCTCTGTCACATAATACCTATTATTATTGAACAAGTAGACTCGCCCAtgggaaaagggggggggggttctcCTTTCATGAAATATAAACCGTGATGACTAGGCTTAGTCCCgcttagttttttcttttagctcTTACATTTTCCCCTCCTAATGTTTTGCTCACGTCCGGACAAGTATCTCTTTTGTTGACTCttctttccgtttttttttttttttgttgttgctgggggGTAATTCTTCTTCGACTCGTTTTTCATTGAAACTCACCTATTGCATGACtgtgagacaaaaaaaaagaaccgtgAATCGTGAGTTTTGTTTGTACAAATGACTAGggactatttttctttctcttggtaCTTTCTTTGTGAaacacgtttttctttctctttcgtgctgtcaaaag
Encoded proteins:
- the LOC124200269 gene encoding cysteine-rich motor neuron 1 protein-like isoform X1, translating into MKRYGSTLAILVLLAGLACCRAQQQPPPPPPQQQQHQSCTVDGVTYEDGSSWPSLDGCQQCKCSSGLTFCVRVSFCRDLGQCGVIVTLPGACCPVCFGCVSPSGRKMSLNETWMEDDCTTCICRDGQSKCQASFCRTPCLQPRKVPGECCPVCDDDCHLQCLYGRAVDSSGRELCECRKVPDEDFRDLQVTIQTKVIDRAEGVDGQEADGDFVTAGANEAINCPRVPCKRMCAHGFQTDERGCPICKCQRCKSIQPCHKKCALGLVHDGRGCPTCHCRPGVSSSSTSPSQNGGATRQPVMTSSFSVSSSSNGKCLAGGSNLTFYNYGDRWQMDDCTHCVCHPGGPTCTEMACPLPCHNAIFVPVSRPVLIFDDSPSNKKFGLPRVTKSTLTLNKTQGQCCPVCGDGSRTSTIPTGGSSTGQQRNSDESRDGMADGTALLTVVLVCVALVAGLILIVAILAVCVARQCQRLQLHEESMAAAAVKLTAVNRLRPKSTNLDYQYNLYLHRYRETVPGNGWPFDGSSDSQDKDEGGSSQCSNSPLLMVKSA
- the LOC124200269 gene encoding cysteine-rich motor neuron 1 protein-like isoform X2; translated protein: MKRYGSTLAILVLLAGLACCRAQQQPPPPPPQQQQHQSCTVDGVTYEDGSSWPSLDGCQQCKCSSGLTFCVRVSFCRDLGQCGVIVTLPGACCPVCFGCVSPSGRKMSLNETWMEDDCTTCICRDGQSKCQASFCRTPCLQPRKVPGECCPVCDDDCHLQCLYGRAVDSSGRELCECRKVPDEDFRDLQVTIQTKVIDRAEGVDGQEADGDFVTAGANEAINCPRVPCKRMCAHGFQTDERGCPICKCQRCKSIQPCHKKCALGLVHDGRGCPTCHCRPGVSSSSTSPSQNGGATRQPVMTSSFSVSSSSNGKCLAGGSNLTFYNYGDRWQMDDCTHCVCHPGGPTCTEMACPLPCHNAIFVPGQCCPVCGDGSRTSTIPTGGSSTGQQRNSDESRDGMADGTALLTVVLVCVALVAGLILIVAILAVCVARQCQRLQLHEESMAAAAVKLTAVNRLRPKSTNLDYQYNLYLHRYRETVPGNGWPFDGSSDSQDKDEGGSSQCSNSPLLMVKSA